The following are encoded in a window of Planctomycetaceae bacterium genomic DNA:
- a CDS encoding ammonium transporter produces the protein MLMATALVMLMTPGLAFFYGGLVRRKNYLSILMQCFIALALISIQWVLFGYSLSFAPGASWIGGLQWFCLKGVGLEPYPDYAATIPHQLFMMFQAMFAIITPALIIGAFAERMKFSAFLLFTLLWATFIYDPVAHWVWGVGGWLRNLGALDFAGGTVVHINAGIAALVSAIVIGKRTSYIKYSVAPHNLPFSVLGAALLWFGWFGFNAGSALGANGIAVNAFVVTNTAAAAAALSWAFLDWIFNGKPTMLGTISGAVAGLVAITPAAGYVGVGSAIIIGLLVSVFCFIAVSFIKHKLGYDDSLDAFGVHGIGGIWGSLATGLFASKAVNPAGADGLFFGNPHLLLVQFGATAVTIVYAFVGTLIIYKIIDALIGVRVADEDEAIGLDLTQHNERAYTMLE, from the coding sequence ATGCTCATGGCGACAGCATTGGTTATGCTAATGACGCCGGGGCTTGCATTTTTCTACGGCGGCCTGGTTCGCAGAAAAAATTATTTGAGTATCCTGATGCAGTGTTTTATCGCACTGGCATTGATAAGCATTCAATGGGTGCTGTTCGGCTACAGTTTATCGTTCGCACCGGGAGCAAGCTGGATTGGCGGCCTGCAATGGTTCTGCCTTAAAGGCGTAGGACTTGAACCATATCCCGACTACGCGGCAACAATTCCACATCAATTATTTATGATGTTCCAGGCAATGTTCGCAATTATCACTCCCGCCCTTATAATTGGAGCGTTCGCGGAAAGAATGAAATTTTCAGCGTTTCTGCTTTTCACTCTGCTTTGGGCAACATTCATATATGACCCTGTCGCACACTGGGTATGGGGCGTCGGCGGATGGCTTAGAAATCTGGGCGCACTGGATTTTGCAGGCGGTACCGTTGTTCACATCAACGCTGGTATCGCGGCATTGGTTAGCGCAATTGTTATCGGCAAAAGAACCAGCTATATAAAATATTCAGTAGCTCCGCACAATCTTCCGTTCAGTGTACTGGGCGCAGCATTGCTGTGGTTCGGCTGGTTCGGCTTCAACGCAGGAAGCGCACTTGGCGCAAACGGCATTGCAGTCAACGCGTTTGTCGTAACCAACACCGCAGCGGCAGCGGCGGCATTAAGCTGGGCTTTCCTTGACTGGATATTCAATGGCAAACCGACAATGCTCGGTACAATTTCAGGTGCGGTCGCAGGTCTTGTCGCCATCACACCGGCGGCAGGCTACGTCGGCGTTGGCTCTGCGATAATAATCGGCCTGCTTGTCAGTGTGTTCTGCTTTATCGCGGTAAGCTTTATCAAACACAAATTAGGATACGATGATTCACTTGACGCCTTCGGCGTGCACGGTATAGGCGGTATTTGGGGATCGCTGGCGACAGGATTATTCGCGTCAAAAGCTGTTAACCCCGCAGGCGCAGACGGCCTTTTTTTCGGCAACCCGCATTTGCTGTTGGTTCAGTTCGGCGCAACAGCAGTAACGATAGTTTACGCTTTTGTCGGAACTTTAATTATCTACAAAATAATCGACGCATTGATCGGCGTACGAGTCGCGGATGAAGACGAGGCAATCGGCCTCGACCTTACCCAACACAACGAACGTGCGTACACAATGCTTGAGTAA
- a CDS encoding P-II family nitrogen regulator — translation MKLVIAVIQPHRLEEVKEELYKEEINLMTVSEVLGHGRQKGVTEVYRGMKETGNLLRKIRLEIAVNDNFVERAISAIARGAKTGKTGDGKIFVVELPECVRIRTGERGSEAIG, via the coding sequence ATGAAACTTGTAATTGCTGTAATTCAGCCGCATAGACTCGAAGAAGTAAAAGAAGAACTTTACAAAGAAGAAATAAACCTGATGACTGTAAGCGAAGTGCTCGGCCACGGCAGACAAAAAGGCGTTACCGAAGTTTATCGCGGAATGAAAGAAACAGGAAATCTGTTACGAAAAATCCGACTCGAAATAGCGGTAAATGATAATTTCGTAGAGCGTGCAATCTCTGCAATCGCCAGAGGCGCAAAAACAGGCAAAACCGGTGACGGCAAAATCTTTGTCGTTGAATTGCCCGAATGCGTCAGGATTCGTACCGGCGAAAGAGGCAGCGAAGCTATCGGTTAA
- a CDS encoding glutamine synthetase III has product MTENCESVTAVFGKNVFNDVVMKERLPKVVYKEFKKTIAEGRFLDMALANIVANTMKDWAIEKGATHFCHWFQPMTGLTAEKHDSFISPTPEGTTIMEFSGKELIQGEPDASSFPSGGLRATFEARGYTAWDCTSPVFIKETGKNITLFIPCAFCSYHAEALDKKTPLLRSMDALNKQALRVLKVLGNTTTKIVNATLGPEQEYFLIDKKYYEKRLDLMLTGRTLFGAATPRGQEMSDHYFGSLHERIASYMHDLNFELWKLGVSAKTQHNEVSPAQYELAPVFSTVNVATDHNQLVMETMQKIALRHNFVCLLYEKPFRGVNGSGKHNNWSMSTDDGLNLLEPGSTPHDNMIFLVMLCAVIKAVDKYAKLLRASVASPGNDHRLGAHEAPPAIVSIFLGDQLTDIVEQLAIGSAKASKAGGQLKLGVSSLPQLPKDSTDRNRTSPFAFTGNKFEFRMVGSSQSTAGPMFVLNTIVAQSLMEIADELEKSSNVKATAQKILTKIAKENSRVIFNGDNYTEAWAKEAEKRGLPNIKSSVDATKIIADEENIKLFTTHKVLSKPELKARTEILLDAYSTTIIIEGKTALNMAQRQILPTAIEYASKLAKAIDRISNAGSNPDTEKTILDKTCKLITDLNNSMEELKNAISKANDIDSTAKKAETCRDTIVVGMNAVRKASDELELIVDAKMWPLPTYAEMLFGK; this is encoded by the coding sequence ATGACTGAAAACTGTGAATCGGTTACGGCCGTATTCGGTAAGAATGTGTTCAACGACGTTGTTATGAAAGAACGTCTGCCAAAGGTAGTATATAAAGAGTTCAAGAAGACAATCGCCGAGGGCAGATTCCTCGATATGGCACTGGCCAACATAGTCGCCAATACGATGAAGGATTGGGCAATCGAAAAAGGCGCAACGCACTTCTGCCACTGGTTCCAGCCGATGACAGGTTTGACTGCTGAAAAGCACGATTCATTTATCTCGCCGACTCCTGAAGGCACAACCATTATGGAGTTCAGCGGCAAGGAACTCATTCAGGGCGAACCTGACGCTTCGAGTTTTCCGTCCGGCGGATTGAGAGCTACATTCGAAGCTCGCGGTTATACAGCATGGGACTGCACAAGCCCGGTATTCATTAAAGAAACCGGCAAAAATATCACGCTGTTTATTCCGTGCGCATTCTGCTCATATCACGCAGAAGCACTCGACAAGAAAACTCCCCTGTTGCGTTCAATGGACGCACTGAACAAACAGGCTCTTAGGGTTTTGAAGGTATTGGGCAATACAACAACGAAAATCGTCAACGCTACATTAGGTCCGGAACAGGAATACTTCCTGATTGACAAGAAGTACTATGAAAAACGGCTCGACCTTATGCTGACCGGCAGAACACTCTTCGGCGCAGCGACTCCTCGCGGTCAGGAAATGAGCGATCACTATTTCGGCTCACTGCACGAAAGAATCGCGTCTTATATGCACGATTTAAATTTCGAGCTTTGGAAACTCGGCGTTTCAGCCAAGACACAGCACAACGAAGTATCGCCTGCACAGTATGAGCTTGCTCCGGTATTCAGCACCGTGAACGTCGCGACGGACCACAATCAGCTCGTGATGGAAACGATGCAGAAAATCGCATTAAGACACAATTTCGTCTGCCTGCTTTATGAAAAACCATTCAGAGGCGTTAACGGCTCCGGCAAACACAATAACTGGAGTATGTCAACTGACGACGGTCTGAACCTGCTCGAACCGGGCAGCACACCGCACGATAATATGATATTCCTTGTTATGCTTTGTGCGGTTATCAAAGCGGTTGATAAATATGCCAAGCTGCTCCGCGCAAGCGTCGCTTCGCCGGGCAACGACCACAGACTCGGAGCTCACGAAGCACCGCCCGCAATCGTGTCGATATTCCTCGGCGACCAGTTGACAGACATTGTTGAACAGCTCGCAATCGGCAGCGCAAAGGCTTCAAAGGCCGGTGGTCAGTTGAAACTCGGCGTATCTTCTCTGCCGCAGCTTCCGAAAGACAGCACCGACAGAAACAGAACTTCGCCGTTCGCTTTCACAGGCAACAAGTTCGAGTTCCGTATGGTTGGTTCAAGCCAGTCAACAGCAGGCCCGATGTTCGTATTGAACACCATCGTGGCACAATCTCTGATGGAAATCGCGGATGAACTCGAAAAGAGCAGCAATGTAAAAGCTACCGCACAGAAGATTCTGACGAAAATCGCAAAGGAAAACAGCAGAGTCATCTTCAACGGCGACAACTACACTGAAGCATGGGCAAAGGAAGCTGAAAAACGCGGCCTGCCGAATATTAAATCGTCTGTTGACGCGACAAAAATTATTGCTGACGAAGAAAACATTAAATTGTTTACAACGCACAAAGTGCTGTCAAAGCCTGAACTGAAGGCAAGAACTGAAATTCTGCTCGACGCATACAGCACGACAATTATTATCGAAGGCAAGACGGCTTTGAACATGGCACAGCGTCAGATTTTGCCGACAGCAATTGAATATGCTTCAAAACTGGCAAAAGCTATCGATCGTATCAGTAATGCCGGCAGCAATCCTGACACCGAGAAAACTATTCTCGACAAGACCTGCAAACTCATTACAGACCTTAATAACAGCATGGAAGAACTGAAAAATGCAATTTCCAAGGCAAATGACATTGACAGTACCGCCAAAAAAGCGGAAACTTGCAGAGATACTATAGTAGTCGGTATGAATGCGGTCAGAAAAGCCTCTGACGAACTGGAGTTAATCGTTGACGCGAAAATGTGGC